Proteins encoded by one window of Desulfallas thermosapovorans DSM 6562:
- a CDS encoding glycine betaine ABC transporter substrate-binding protein, which translates to MRRFFKVMPLAVVLVLLTSVLFGCGGGGGDAKGKIVGIEPGAGIMSATEAAIEQYGLDFQLQDSSSAAMAASLKRAIDNEEWIVVTGWTPHWKFAQWDLKYLDDPKGVYGGEEEIATIARTGLKDDMPEVYEILDKFYWAPADMEAVMLDIQGGMTPDEAAEKWIENNQDKVNAWLPEQEAAEKGKVTLGYVEWDSEIASTHLVKNVLEKAGYQVEPVAVDAGVMWTGIANGDFDAIVSAWLPLTHGDYYAKVKDNVDNLGPNLEGAKIGLVVPTYVTIDSIEELNDVKDKFQ; encoded by the coding sequence ATGCGCAGGTTTTTCAAAGTTATGCCACTGGCAGTGGTGCTGGTACTGCTGACAAGCGTGCTGTTTGGCTGTGGTGGCGGAGGTGGCGATGCAAAAGGTAAAATCGTCGGTATTGAGCCCGGTGCCGGGATTATGAGTGCCACTGAAGCAGCTATTGAACAGTATGGACTGGACTTTCAGCTACAGGACAGCAGCAGTGCGGCCATGGCGGCATCCCTCAAAAGGGCTATTGATAATGAAGAATGGATCGTAGTAACCGGATGGACGCCACACTGGAAATTTGCCCAGTGGGATCTAAAATACCTGGACGACCCCAAGGGGGTTTACGGCGGTGAAGAAGAGATTGCCACCATTGCCCGCACAGGTTTGAAGGATGACATGCCGGAAGTCTATGAAATTTTGGACAAATTTTACTGGGCACCCGCAGACATGGAAGCGGTTATGCTGGATATCCAGGGCGGCATGACCCCGGATGAAGCTGCCGAAAAATGGATTGAAAATAACCAGGACAAAGTTAATGCATGGTTGCCGGAACAAGAGGCCGCCGAAAAGGGTAAAGTAACCCTGGGCTACGTTGAATGGGATTCCGAAATAGCCAGCACCCACCTGGTTAAAAATGTTCTGGAGAAGGCAGGCTACCAGGTTGAACCGGTGGCCGTGGACGCAGGGGTTATGTGGACAGGGATTGCCAACGGTGATTTTGACGCTATCGTTTCCGCCTGGTTACCCTTAACCCACGGTGATTATTACGCTAAAGTTAAAGATAATGTAGATAACCTGGGTCCCAACCTGGAAGGTGCCAAAATAGGCCTGGTGGTACCCACCTATGTGACCATTGATTCCATAGAAGAACTAAACGATGTAAAGGACAAATTCCAATAA
- a CDS encoding ABC transporter permease, whose translation MLPKFHIGQWVDSLVVWATDNLTPLFDAIVVVIQLIVGNLAWALTATPPWVIIILSIPLVWFLTNWKTAAGTSLGLLLIYDLQIWGPSMNTLAMVISATIVALIIGIPLGILSARSDNVHKIIMPVLDFMQTMPPFVYLIPAVLFFGTGAVPGLIATVVFAMPPAIRLTGLGIRQVPVELVEAAEAFGATPFQKLVKVQLPVAMPTIMAGINQCIMLALSMVVIAAMIGAGGLGSEVLRGIQRLDIPVGFEGGLAIVIIAIILDRITQGFGKKRSR comes from the coding sequence ATGCTGCCTAAATTTCATATCGGGCAATGGGTTGATTCACTGGTGGTGTGGGCCACCGACAACTTAACGCCGCTGTTTGACGCCATTGTTGTGGTTATACAATTAATTGTAGGTAACCTGGCCTGGGCGTTAACTGCCACTCCTCCCTGGGTGATCATCATCTTATCAATACCCCTGGTATGGTTTTTGACCAACTGGAAAACCGCCGCCGGTACATCCCTTGGCCTGCTGCTCATCTATGATTTACAAATTTGGGGACCATCCATGAATACCCTGGCCATGGTTATCTCGGCCACCATTGTGGCGCTAATAATAGGCATTCCGCTGGGTATCTTGTCGGCACGCAGTGACAATGTCCATAAAATTATTATGCCTGTGCTGGACTTCATGCAAACCATGCCTCCCTTTGTCTATCTGATTCCCGCTGTACTGTTTTTTGGCACAGGTGCGGTGCCGGGGCTGATCGCCACGGTGGTCTTTGCCATGCCGCCCGCCATCCGGCTTACCGGTTTGGGTATCCGGCAAGTCCCTGTGGAGCTGGTGGAAGCCGCAGAAGCATTTGGTGCCACCCCGTTTCAAAAATTAGTCAAAGTACAGCTACCCGTGGCCATGCCCACCATCATGGCCGGCATCAACCAATGCATTATGCTGGCCCTTTCCATGGTGGTCATCGCCGCCATGATCGGTGCCGGTGGTTTGGGTTCAGAAGTGCTGCGCGGTATTCAGCGTTTGGACATACCTGTGGGCTTTGAGGGCGGCCTGGCCATTGTAATTATTGCCATTATACTGGACAGGATCACCCAGGGCTTTGGCAAGAAGCGCAGCCGTTAA
- a CDS encoding quaternary amine ABC transporter ATP-binding protein: MAKVTVKNLVKIFGDHPGRALKMLQEGKSKEEILESTKNTVGIYNVSFEVEEGETFVLMGLSGSGKSTLLRCINRLIEPTSGQVLIDGEEITGVDENMLREIRRQKLGMVFQRFALFPHRTVVDNVAFGLEIQGLSKEERLAKATKVLEVVGLKEWENSMPDQLSGGMQQRVGLARALASDPDVLLMDEAFSALDPLIRKGMQDELLSLQATLNKTIIFVTHDLDEALKIGDRIALMKDGAIIQIGTPEEILTSPANDYVERFVEDVDMSKVLTAEGVMKKPDTVITSKDGPRTAMRRMRENGISSIFVVGKDRRLIGLVMADDALRAAEEHKENLDDIILKDTPRVSPDTPLADLIPLVAQAKYPIAVVNEQNYLQGIIVRGSVLSGMIRKGEKGTDAA; encoded by the coding sequence ATGGCTAAAGTAACAGTTAAGAACCTGGTTAAAATTTTCGGCGACCATCCGGGCCGCGCCCTTAAGATGTTACAAGAGGGAAAAAGTAAAGAGGAAATACTGGAGTCCACTAAAAACACCGTTGGCATCTATAATGTTTCTTTTGAAGTCGAAGAGGGTGAAACCTTCGTGTTAATGGGCTTGTCCGGCAGCGGCAAATCCACCCTGTTGCGCTGCATCAACCGGCTCATTGAACCCACCAGCGGCCAGGTACTCATTGACGGAGAGGAAATAACGGGTGTTGATGAAAACATGCTCAGGGAAATACGACGCCAAAAGCTGGGCATGGTTTTTCAGCGCTTCGCCCTGTTTCCACACCGTACAGTGGTGGATAATGTCGCCTTTGGACTGGAGATCCAGGGGCTTAGTAAAGAAGAACGCCTGGCTAAGGCCACCAAGGTTTTAGAAGTGGTAGGATTGAAAGAATGGGAAAACAGCATGCCCGATCAGCTTAGCGGAGGTATGCAACAAAGGGTGGGACTGGCCCGGGCGCTGGCCAGCGACCCCGATGTGTTGTTAATGGACGAAGCCTTCAGCGCCCTGGACCCGCTGATTAGAAAAGGTATGCAGGATGAATTGCTTTCATTACAAGCAACATTGAATAAAACTATCATTTTTGTTACCCATGATTTGGACGAGGCCCTGAAAATAGGAGACCGCATCGCGCTGATGAAAGACGGAGCCATTATTCAAATCGGCACCCCGGAGGAAATTCTTACCAGCCCGGCCAATGACTATGTAGAAAGGTTTGTCGAAGATGTGGACATGTCCAAAGTACTTACGGCCGAAGGGGTTATGAAAAAGCCCGATACAGTAATAACCTCCAAGGATGGGCCCCGCACCGCCATGCGCAGAATGCGGGAAAACGGTATCTCCAGCATATTCGTGGTGGGCAAGGACAGGCGACTTATTGGACTGGTTATGGCGGATGACGCCCTCAGGGCAGCTGAAGAGCACAAGGAAAACCTGGACGATATTATTTTGAAAGATACCCCCCGGGTATCCCCCGACACCCCGCTGGCGGATCTAATCCCGCTGGTGGCACAAGCCAAGTACCCCATCGCAGTGGTTAACGAGCAAAACTACCTGCAGGGTATTATTGTACGGGGGTCCGTACTGTCTGGCATGATCCGAAAGGGGGAAAAGGGAACAGATGCTGCCTAA